A portion of the Carya illinoinensis cultivar Pawnee chromosome 11, C.illinoinensisPawnee_v1, whole genome shotgun sequence genome contains these proteins:
- the LOC122281992 gene encoding leucoanthocyanidin dioxygenase: MVTSVLPRVESLASSGIQAIPKEYVRPQEELNSIGNVFEEEKKEEGPQVPTIDLRDIDSEDEAVRQKCREELKKAAVDWGVMHLVNHGISDELINRVKIAGKQFFDLSVEEKEKYANDQASGKIQGYGSKLANNASGQLEWEDYFFHLVYPEDKRDLSIWPKTPSDYVEATAEYGRQLRGLATKIFSVLSLGLGLEEGRLEKEVGGLEELLLQMKINYYPICPQPELALGVEAHTDISALTFILHNMVPGLQLFYQGKWVTAKCVPNSIIMHVGDTIEILSNGKYKSILHRGLVNKEKVRISWAVFCEPPKEKIILKPLPEVVSEKEPALFPPRTFAQHIQHKLFKKTQDALASK, translated from the exons ATGGTGACTTCAGTTTTACCAAGAGTTGAGAGCTTGGCAAGCAGCGGGATTCAGGCAATCCCGAAGGAGTACGTGAGGCCCCAAGAAGAGCTAAACAGCATCGGCAACGTTTTCGAGgaggagaaaaaggaagaagggcCTCAGGTCCCGACCATTGATTTGAGGGACATAGACTCCGAGGACGAGGCTGTTCGACAAAAATGCCGTGAGGAGTTGAAGAAAGCTGCCGTGGATTGGGGTGTCATGCACCTCGTCAACCATGGCATCTCAGACGAGCTTATTAACCGGGTGAAGATAGCCGGAAAGCAATTCTTTGATCTTTCCgtggaggagaaggaaaagTACGCTAATGACCAGGCATCAGGCAAGATTCAAGGCTATGGCAGCAAGCTGGCCAATAATGCTAGCGGCCAGCTCGAGTGGGAGGACTATTTCTTCCACCTCGTGTATCCTGAGGACAAGCGCGACTTGTCCATCTGGCCCAAGACACCCAGCGACTACGT TGAGGCAACAGCCGAGTACGGGAGGCAACTGAGAGGCCTAGCAACCAAGATATTTTCCGTTCTATCTCTTGGCTTGGGATTGGAAGAAGGGAGGCTAGAGAAGGAAGTCGGCGGCCTGGAAGAACTTCTGCTGCAAATGAAAATCAACTACTATCCCATATGCCCTCAACCCGAACTCGCTCTTGGCGTCGAAGCCCACACGGACATAAGCGCACTGACTTTCATCCTCCACAACATGGTGCCCGGCCTGCAACTTTTCTACCAAGGCAAATGGGTCACCGCGAAATGCGTTCCAAACTCCATCATCATGCACGTTGGGGATACCATAGAGATTTTGAGCAACGGCAAATACAAGAGTATTCTTCACAGGGGGCTGGTCAACAAGGAAAAGGTCAGGATCTCGTGGGCGGTGTTCTGCGAGCCACCAAAGGAGAAGATTATCCTGAAACCACTGCCGGAGGTTGTGTCGGAGAAAGAGCCTGCACTCTTCCCACCTCGCACCTTTGCTCAGCATATTCAGCACAAATTGTTCAAGAAGACCCAGGATGCTCTTGCCTCGAAATAA